Proteins from a genomic interval of Nitrospina gracilis Nb-211:
- a CDS encoding efflux RND transporter permease subunit, whose amino-acid sequence MKLVDHSIRNYHTVTVAVVLVAVIGAICYNILPRQLTPTVDKPLIKVTTEYRGLSPNEVERNITRRIEDELENVEGLKKMTSVSKHGESTITLEFDWGVDKNTATIDVNNKLQQVKDLPVLAEKPVMKSVSTDNSNPIMWIIVEKPDPAMPDIGQNYMYKVGEDIIVPFLQRVDGVSEVWHFGGEEREMRVEFDPYSVARLHLTYGEIIKRLSDENQNTRAGFHDETHREYTVRTLGEFTSPADIMKTVIKRDGDKTIKVSDFATVVDGFKRTTSLVRINGRLSNAFGIIRQPGANVVQTCNLSAQAVDDLNRELLNRGIPMRLKIVYQDVAYINEAMYLVKSNLALGATLAVVVLLLFLGSLRSVLIVAISIPTSLVAVFIILKVLDRSINIISLAGMAFAVGMVVDNSIVVLENIYRHLTMKKGVLKAAYDGTVEVWGAVLSSTLTTLAVFLPIVFIEEEAGQLFRDIAITISASIALSLLVSISVIPTLTTLLIRLKPGEEYEPGFFHRKVLWPVVQFGKGVHWTYGRIMHRLLAYGPGKTVLKFGVVGGVVVLLIWSVTILPQRDYMPYGNNNMVFMFIEPVAGTRVDENMKYIADYEKEIVQMDDVVDNFLVFSNGFNGGGAIIKEDLARGQRGEVKMAVKSDEMGQRIFKIPGYRFAFAVQRPIFQSASKQFDLEITGPDMFKLKDVALQMIGKISGMSGVHSVRPEFKFGNPELRFIPRRANDARLDMGVPEIGDIIESLNAGTYLGEFNDQGEPIDFVLVQRNQGTLGLNDYKALPVWTEDGLMTNLGHLADIDIAAGPARIDHIEKERAITLLVQVKKSSPMQQVIDNIENEVLKPTRQTLSSDYGLRVGGSADDLASTEESLLNSFYYAVGFIYLLLVALFKSFIRPFIVLLTVVLAVSGSFFGIVLNNEYQKGNIREYLKEFNVENPAAMLEDWNWITFDILTQLGVIILAGIVVNNAILIVHQMLNNVRAGMDEREALATSCQTRLRPIMMTVISSVSGMMPLAFGEGAGTELYRGMGTALIGGLVFSTFFTLFLVPVLISLMTDLGIHTRKEDLVKDSLEDATPPTAQQPAQ is encoded by the coding sequence ATGAAGCTGGTTGACCATTCCATACGCAACTACCACACGGTGACCGTCGCCGTGGTGCTGGTGGCGGTGATCGGCGCCATCTGCTACAATATCCTGCCGCGCCAGCTCACCCCCACCGTGGACAAGCCGCTGATCAAGGTGACGACCGAGTATCGCGGCCTGTCGCCGAACGAAGTGGAGCGCAACATCACCCGCCGCATTGAGGACGAGCTGGAGAACGTCGAGGGCCTCAAGAAGATGACCTCCGTCAGCAAGCATGGAGAGAGCACCATCACGCTCGAGTTCGACTGGGGCGTGGACAAGAACACCGCGACCATCGACGTCAACAACAAACTGCAACAGGTAAAGGACCTGCCGGTGCTCGCCGAAAAACCGGTGATGAAATCAGTCTCGACGGACAATTCCAATCCCATCATGTGGATCATCGTTGAGAAACCGGATCCCGCCATGCCGGACATCGGCCAGAACTACATGTACAAGGTGGGCGAGGACATCATCGTGCCCTTTCTGCAACGGGTGGATGGTGTGTCCGAAGTGTGGCACTTCGGCGGCGAGGAACGGGAGATGCGCGTGGAGTTCGATCCCTATTCTGTAGCGCGCCTGCACCTGACGTACGGCGAGATCATCAAACGCCTCTCCGACGAAAACCAGAACACCCGCGCCGGGTTTCACGATGAAACGCACCGCGAGTACACCGTGCGTACGCTGGGCGAGTTCACCAGCCCGGCCGACATCATGAAAACCGTCATCAAGCGCGACGGCGACAAGACCATCAAGGTGAGCGATTTCGCCACGGTGGTGGACGGGTTCAAGCGCACCACCTCGCTGGTGCGCATCAACGGCCGCCTGTCGAATGCCTTCGGCATCATCCGCCAACCCGGGGCGAACGTGGTGCAGACCTGCAACCTGTCGGCACAAGCGGTGGACGATCTGAACCGGGAGCTTCTCAACCGCGGCATTCCCATGCGACTCAAGATCGTGTACCAGGACGTGGCCTATATCAATGAGGCGATGTACCTGGTGAAATCCAACCTCGCATTGGGTGCGACGCTCGCGGTGGTGGTCCTGCTGTTGTTTCTGGGATCGCTGCGCTCGGTGTTGATTGTCGCCATCAGCATTCCCACCAGCCTGGTGGCGGTGTTCATCATTCTCAAGGTACTCGACCGGAGTATCAACATCATCTCGCTTGCGGGCATGGCGTTCGCCGTGGGCATGGTGGTGGACAACTCCATCGTCGTGCTGGAAAACATCTACCGCCACCTCACCATGAAGAAGGGCGTGTTGAAAGCGGCGTACGACGGCACGGTGGAAGTGTGGGGCGCGGTGCTGTCATCGACGTTGACCACGCTCGCGGTGTTTTTGCCTATTGTGTTCATCGAGGAGGAAGCGGGGCAATTGTTCCGCGACATCGCCATCACCATCAGCGCCAGCATTGCGTTGTCGCTGTTGGTGTCGATCAGCGTCATCCCGACGTTGACGACGCTCCTCATCCGCCTGAAGCCCGGCGAAGAGTACGAACCGGGATTTTTCCACCGCAAGGTGCTGTGGCCGGTGGTGCAGTTCGGCAAGGGCGTGCACTGGACATACGGACGCATCATGCACCGCCTGCTGGCATACGGTCCGGGAAAAACGGTGCTCAAGTTCGGCGTCGTGGGCGGGGTCGTGGTGCTTCTCATCTGGAGCGTGACCATCCTGCCGCAACGCGACTACATGCCGTATGGCAACAACAACATGGTATTCATGTTCATCGAACCGGTGGCGGGCACGCGTGTGGATGAGAACATGAAGTACATCGCCGACTACGAAAAAGAAATCGTGCAGATGGACGACGTGGTAGACAACTTTCTCGTGTTTTCGAACGGATTCAACGGCGGCGGCGCCATCATTAAAGAGGATCTGGCGCGCGGTCAGCGCGGCGAGGTGAAGATGGCGGTGAAATCGGACGAGATGGGGCAGAGGATTTTCAAAATCCCCGGCTACCGTTTTGCCTTCGCCGTTCAGCGGCCCATCTTCCAGTCGGCGTCTAAGCAGTTTGACCTGGAGATCACCGGCCCCGACATGTTCAAGTTGAAGGACGTGGCTCTGCAAATGATCGGTAAAATTTCCGGCATGAGCGGCGTGCATTCCGTGCGGCCGGAATTCAAATTCGGCAACCCCGAGTTGCGCTTCATCCCGCGCCGTGCCAACGACGCGCGGCTGGACATGGGTGTGCCGGAGATCGGTGACATCATCGAGTCGTTGAACGCGGGGACGTACCTGGGCGAGTTCAACGACCAGGGCGAACCGATCGACTTCGTCCTCGTGCAACGCAACCAGGGCACGCTGGGGTTGAACGATTACAAGGCTCTCCCGGTGTGGACGGAGGATGGGTTGATGACCAACCTCGGGCATCTGGCGGATATCGACATCGCCGCAGGACCCGCGCGCATCGACCACATCGAAAAGGAACGCGCCATCACCCTGCTGGTGCAGGTGAAAAAATCCTCGCCCATGCAACAGGTCATCGACAACATCGAAAACGAGGTGCTGAAACCCACGCGGCAGACGTTGTCTTCGGATTACGGCCTGCGTGTCGGTGGCTCGGCGGACGACCTCGCATCCACGGAGGAGTCCCTGCTCAACAGTTTTTATTACGCGGTGGGGTTCATTTACTTACTGCTGGTGGCGCTGTTCAAATCATTCATCCGGCCGTTCATCGTTCTGCTCACCGTGGTGCTGGCGGTTTCGGGGTCGTTCTTTGGCATCGTTTTGAACAACGAGTACCAGAAAGGCAACATCCGCGAATACCTCAAAGAGTTCAACGTGGAAAACCCGGCAGCCATGCTGGAGGACTGGAACTGGATCACCTTTGACATCCTGACGCAGTTGGGCGTGATCATCCTCGCGGGCATCGTGGTGAACAACGCCATCCTCATCGTGCACCAGATGCTGAACAACGTGCGCGCCGGCATGGATGAACGGGAAGCTTTGGCGACCTCGTGCCAGACGCGCTTGCGTCCCATCATGATGACGGTCATTTCCTCCGTGTCGGGCATGATGCCGCTGGCATTCGGCGAAGGTGCGGGGACGGAACTCTATCGCGGCATGGGCACGGCGCTCATCGGCGGGCTGGTGTTCTCCACGTTCTTCACGCTGTTCCTGGTGCCGGTTTTGATTTCATTGATGACCGACCTCGGCATCCACACGCGAAAGGAAGACCTGGTCAAAGATTCGCTGGAAGATGCCACTCCCCCCACCGCCCAGCAACCGGCGCAGTGA
- a CDS encoding caspase family protein, whose product MKLLVFILVSSFLAACSSTIDSELTHNKYSGQETLPETRYDLTALLLIPEEMEAKVFNKLEIGDGLTHLLQETLGEVFAQVDMQDADKEFPASGYGILLYPEFVGETQYFELKLTGKDPLTKETIFQVETHGRSTLNERTLNPAMDVAAALRTLGLSTPSSIDDYREAQYRTKISLERSIIAATIKLANAVSMHPSLAQNPRVQPEDTQVASHQKMKSRFAPGTLSGAGRFSNDPSQQIPIGKSAGRDDIALLIGNRTYLKKGIPKVEHAHRDLEMVKTYLIRTMGFYPDNIITYEDATKGDFATLFGTARDHRGKLFRWVKPGVSRVFIYYTGHGIPGVTGEELYFVPVDADLDYISQSGFSVSLFYENLKKIPAQETVIVLDTCFSGRTPSGVLFERTSTIVPVPQSHPMPLSNTAVLTSAQNDQVSTWLDKEGHSLYTYFFLLGLKGQADLNQDRIITTGEMNEYLVQEVPYMARRVADKEQLPKLEGRKDLVLAILEN is encoded by the coding sequence TTGAAGCTTCTCGTCTTTATCCTTGTATCCAGCTTTCTTGCCGCCTGCAGCAGCACCATCGATTCCGAACTGACCCACAACAAATATTCAGGACAGGAAACGCTCCCGGAAACCCGGTACGATCTGACCGCCCTCCTTCTCATTCCTGAGGAAATGGAGGCCAAGGTGTTCAACAAACTGGAAATCGGCGACGGCCTCACTCACCTGCTCCAGGAAACGCTGGGAGAGGTATTCGCGCAAGTGGACATGCAGGACGCGGACAAAGAGTTCCCGGCTTCCGGTTATGGCATCCTGCTCTATCCCGAATTCGTGGGCGAAACGCAGTATTTTGAACTCAAGCTGACGGGCAAAGACCCCTTAACGAAAGAAACCATTTTTCAGGTCGAAACCCACGGGCGCTCTACCCTGAACGAACGCACCCTGAATCCGGCGATGGACGTGGCGGCCGCGCTCCGCACGCTGGGACTTTCCACCCCGTCGAGCATCGACGACTACCGCGAAGCCCAGTACCGGACCAAGATCAGTCTGGAGCGATCCATCATCGCCGCCACCATCAAACTGGCCAACGCCGTCTCGATGCACCCCAGCCTGGCGCAAAACCCGCGCGTTCAACCGGAGGACACGCAGGTCGCGTCCCATCAAAAAATGAAATCACGCTTTGCACCCGGCACCCTTTCCGGCGCGGGACGGTTTTCGAACGATCCCAGCCAGCAGATCCCCATCGGCAAATCCGCCGGCCGGGATGACATCGCCCTCCTCATCGGCAATCGAACGTATCTGAAAAAAGGAATCCCGAAGGTGGAGCACGCGCACCGCGACCTGGAGATGGTCAAGACCTACCTCATCCGCACCATGGGGTTTTACCCGGACAACATCATCACCTATGAAGACGCCACCAAAGGCGATTTCGCCACGCTGTTCGGCACGGCGCGCGACCACCGCGGCAAGCTGTTCCGCTGGGTGAAACCCGGCGTGAGCCGCGTGTTCATTTACTATACAGGGCATGGCATCCCCGGAGTGACAGGGGAGGAGTTGTACTTCGTTCCGGTGGACGCCGACCTCGACTACATTTCACAGTCCGGGTTTTCGGTTTCGCTGTTCTATGAGAACCTTAAAAAGATACCCGCGCAGGAAACCGTGATCGTGCTCGACACCTGTTTCTCCGGCAGGACCCCCAGCGGCGTTTTGTTCGAGCGGACCAGCACCATCGTCCCCGTTCCGCAATCGCACCCGATGCCGTTATCCAACACAGCGGTGCTGACCAGCGCGCAGAACGACCAGGTCAGCACCTGGCTGGATAAGGAAGGGCACAGCCTGTACACGTATTTTTTTCTGCTGGGACTGAAGGGGCAGGCCGATCTCAATCAGGACCGCATCATCACCACAGGCGAGATGAACGAGTACCTCGTTCAGGAAGTGCCCTACATGGCCCGCCGGGTGGCGGACAAGGAACAGCTTCCCAAGCTGGAAGGCCGTAAAGACCTCGTGCTGGCCATTCTGGAAAACTGA
- a CDS encoding RluA family pseudouridine synthase: MKDSAVPDLHILYVDNHLIAVDKPAGVLTQSDAPGAPNLLDQTRDWIKNEYGKPGKVYLGLVHRLDRPVSGVVLFARTSKAASRLSEQFRNHTARKFYLARVEGTPEKETDRLVHYLRKEKSIKTTVFPRPTPEAKQAELTYTVLEKKGGTSLLEVELHTGRFHQIRAQLAFIGHPLVGDAKYRAKSTLPEGRIALHAHRLIVTHPVTKEPLTLESPTPEEKTG; this comes from the coding sequence GTGAAGGATTCCGCCGTCCCCGACCTCCACATCCTGTACGTGGACAACCATCTTATCGCCGTGGACAAACCGGCCGGCGTGCTGACGCAATCGGATGCCCCCGGCGCGCCCAACCTCCTCGACCAGACCCGCGACTGGATCAAAAACGAATACGGCAAACCGGGAAAGGTGTACTTGGGATTGGTGCACCGGCTGGACCGGCCGGTCTCCGGCGTCGTCCTGTTCGCGCGCACGTCGAAAGCGGCATCGCGCCTGTCCGAACAGTTCCGCAACCACACCGCGCGCAAGTTTTATCTGGCTCGGGTCGAAGGCACTCCGGAAAAAGAAACCGACCGTCTGGTGCATTATTTAAGGAAGGAAAAGTCGATAAAAACCACGGTGTTCCCGCGCCCGACGCCGGAAGCAAAACAAGCCGAACTCACCTACACCGTGCTGGAGAAAAAAGGCGGGACCTCCTTACTGGAAGTGGAATTGCACACCGGGCGCTTCCACCAGATCCGCGCCCAACTCGCGTTCATCGGGCATCCCCTGGTGGGCGACGCCAAGTACCGCGCCAAGTCCACACTGCCGGAAGGCCGCATCGCCCTGCACGCGCACCGGCTGATCGTGACTCATCCCGTCACCAAAGAACCCCTCACCCTCGAAAGCCCCACCCCCGAAGAGAAGACTGGTTGA
- a CDS encoding DUF502 domain-containing protein, with product MFTDFKRRLRNVFITGLLVTLPIAFTVFILNFLFKMLDNWLSPMFTKLLIFAGAPIPPDFRLPGLGVIMTLLFIFLIGIFTKNIFGAKLVEVWETIVEKIPIVRSIYTGAKQVVTTIAQTDTKAFSKVVMVEFPRRGIYSLGFVTNETRGEVQALTDEDLINVFVPTTPNPTSGFLVFVAKEDVTVLSMTVEEGLKFIISCGIVTPPYLPGKEAEAKRNLPV from the coding sequence GTGTTTACCGATTTCAAACGGCGACTGCGCAACGTCTTCATCACCGGGCTCCTCGTCACCCTGCCCATCGCGTTCACCGTCTTCATCCTGAACTTCCTGTTCAAGATGCTGGACAACTGGCTGTCGCCGATGTTCACCAAACTGCTCATCTTCGCCGGCGCGCCCATTCCGCCGGATTTCCGCCTGCCCGGCCTCGGCGTCATCATGACGCTCCTGTTCATTTTCCTGATCGGCATCTTCACCAAAAACATCTTCGGCGCCAAGCTGGTGGAGGTGTGGGAAACCATCGTCGAGAAGATCCCCATCGTGCGGAGCATCTACACCGGCGCCAAACAGGTGGTCACCACCATCGCGCAGACCGATACCAAGGCTTTCAGCAAGGTGGTGATGGTCGAGTTCCCGCGCCGCGGCATTTATTCGCTCGGTTTCGTCACCAACGAAACCCGCGGCGAGGTGCAGGCGCTCACCGACGAGGACCTCATCAACGTGTTCGTGCCCACCACGCCGAACCCCACCTCCGGCTTCCTCGTCTTCGTGGCGAAGGAGGACGTGACGGTGCTTTCGATGACGGTGGAAGAAGGCCTCAAGTTCATCATCTCCTGCGGCATCGTCACCCCGCCCTATCTGCCCGGCAAGGAAGCCGAAGCCAAACGGAACCTGCCGGTGTGA
- a CDS encoding carboxymuconolactone decarboxylase family protein: MMDCGKTGEVGKMKEKMMEGFPPEMLMEMMPECLEMMFAKLSPEKRSQLTKKLYGVLSKQGGAEMVKGKRKGLVVDDRIEELIAIGASVTANCQPCLEYHAGEAKKLEAETEDIQKAIEIGQMVKKGAMRKYNEFLSEFFK; the protein is encoded by the coding sequence ATGATGGACTGCGGAAAAACGGGAGAGGTTGGGAAAATGAAGGAAAAAATGATGGAAGGTTTCCCGCCGGAAATGCTGATGGAGATGATGCCTGAATGCCTCGAAATGATGTTTGCAAAATTGTCTCCTGAAAAGAGAAGTCAGCTCACCAAGAAATTGTATGGCGTTTTGTCAAAACAAGGTGGCGCTGAAATGGTAAAGGGAAAGCGAAAAGGTTTGGTTGTGGATGACAGGATTGAGGAGTTGATCGCAATCGGGGCCTCGGTGACAGCTAATTGCCAGCCCTGCCTTGAATATCATGCTGGGGAAGCTAAGAAACTTGAAGCTGAAACCGAAGATATTCAGAAAGCAATTGAAATTGGACAGATGGTTAAAAAAGGGGCGATGCGAAAATACAATGAATTCTTGTCTGAATTTTTCAAGTGA
- a CDS encoding helix-turn-helix transcriptional regulator yields the protein MNRGKTVTPSWTFLTNHAHVLLCLAKNPSERIRDIAVEVGITERAVQRIIVELEADGYLEHHRDGRRNVYKVFSRKPLRHSIEKHRHVRDLIRLINK from the coding sequence ATGAATAGAGGAAAAACGGTGACGCCTTCGTGGACGTTTTTAACGAATCATGCGCACGTGCTGTTGTGCCTGGCCAAAAACCCGTCTGAACGCATACGAGACATTGCGGTGGAGGTTGGCATCACGGAACGTGCCGTTCAACGCATCATTGTTGAACTGGAAGCGGACGGGTACCTGGAGCATCATCGTGACGGCAGGAGAAACGTGTACAAGGTTTTCAGCCGAAAGCCTCTGCGGCATTCCATTGAGAAACATCGGCATGTGCGCGACCTGATACGGCTTATTAATAAATAA